A region from the Linepithema humile isolate Giens D197 chromosome 1, Lhum_UNIL_v1.0, whole genome shotgun sequence genome encodes:
- the LOC136996962 gene encoding SCAN domain-containing protein 3-like, with translation MDVNSGKGAIKKREKIFIFAWLKEDIFKGWLAPHSEKNKAFCIVCNKTIRCCKTNLVQHSQTVSHIEKVNRQSQSLKSNVVTPVEICHKDKVKRAEIKLAAFFAEHNVAFNTVDHLIPLLKDVCIEPEIVQDLSLGRTKCINIVKEVLAKREVEKIVQILQTRKFSILIDESTDISDTKLMCVLVQYFSPLNKKVKTQLLELLSLDGTDCTANNIFKTFKTFLENKEIPLKNIVGMASDNASVMTGCNNSFFSRLKSEIPNVVLLNCICHTSAIIASKACAKLPQCCENLIRGVATYVSGSAKRCAILNEFQDFFNVERSKILELSNTRWLILHKCVTRLLDNWEVLRNYFMLAVVEDNLQSAEIILTQLNDDSIKAYLLFLKYSLNFFNHFNALFQSRKILIHKLFINSQQLIRQIGQNFMIPEALKDITTFNDDEHNIL, from the coding sequence ATGGATGTAAATAGTGGAAAAGGAGCCATTAAAAAacgggaaaaaatttttatttttgcttggTTAAAGGAGGATATTTTTAAAGGATGGTTGGCTCCCCATTCAGAGAAAAACAAGGCTTTTTGTATTGTATGTAACAAGACCATCAGATGTTGCAAAACAAACTTAGTGCAACATTCACAGACGGTTTCACATATTGAAAAAGTCAATCGTCAAAGTCAAAGCCTCAAATCAAATGTAGTAACACCCGTAGAAATTTGCCATAAAGATAAAGTAAAACGCGCGGAGATAAAATTAGCAGCATTTTTTGCGGAGCATAATGTCGCTTTTAATACAGTTGACCATTTAATTCCTTTATTAAAAGATGTTTGTATTGAGCCTGAAATTGTGCAAGATCTTTCACTGGGTCGAACTAAGTGCATTAATATCGTAAAAGAAGTCCTTGCCAAACGCGaagttgaaaaaattgttcaaattttgcaaacgcgtaaattttctattttgatcGACGAAAGTACAGATATTTCTGATACGAAACTAATGTGTGTacttgttcaatatttttcgcccttaaataaaaaagtaaaaacgcagctattagaattattatcattagatGGCACAGATTGTACTGCgaataacattttcaaaacttttaaaacgtttttagaaaataaagaaattccattaaaaaatattgttggtATGGCAAGCGACAATGCATCAGTAATGACAGGATGCAATAACTCCTTTTTCTCGCgtttaaaatctgaaatacCTAAtgtagttttattaaattgtatatgtCACACATCCGCGATTATTGCTAGTAAAGCCTGTGCAAAATTACCGCAATGttgcgaaaatttaattagaggAGTTGCTACTTATGTTTCGGGCAGTGCAAAGAGATGCGCAATATTAAAcgaatttcaagatttttttaatgttgaaaGAAGTAAAATACTTGAATTATCCAACACGCGATGgcttatattacataaatgtgtTACAAGACTTCTGGATAACTGGGAggttttaagaaattattttatgctagCTGTAGTCGAAGATAATTTACAATcggcagaaattattttaacgcaaTTAAATGATGATTCGATTAAGGcctatttgttatttttaaaatactcattgaattttttcaatcattttaatGCGCTGTTTCAGtcacgtaaaatattaattcataaattatttattaacagtCAGCAATTAATTCGTCAAATAggtcaaaattttatgatcCCTGAGGCTTTGAAAGACATTACTACTTTTAATGACGATGAACATAATATCCTATaa